One Xyrauchen texanus isolate HMW12.3.18 chromosome 26, RBS_HiC_50CHRs, whole genome shotgun sequence genomic window, ATGAGGAGGAGAGGGGCTACGAGGTGGATGATCATGATATGGGTCAAAGTACGGATCATCAGGTATGGGTTGTGGAGGACTTCTGTCTTcatggtagccccttactggagGAGGAGACCCAATGTGGTGACGTGGCATACTTGGAGGGTGCTGCAGAGGCACTCTTGGTAGATGTTGATGGTTGTAATCCACCGTTTCATTTGGTAGGATTTTGGGGACATGGTGTGGTGGAAGAGCAGAGTAAGATGCCCCATCCCCATGTGGATGGAAAGGCTCCCTGTTTGGAACCTCATGAGACAAACACTCATCATAATCAGAGTTGGCCGGGCCATAAGAGCTATCAACACCTGTTTCAGCTTCACTGTAAGGTTCTTGCAAATCCATGTGAATGTGAGAACCACCTGGCTTTAAGGAAGAAACTGAAGGCAAGAAGTCTTGAGGTGGGGGCGGAAGATTTGGGATAGGTGGTAGAGGTGAGGTGAAGAAGGTTGGCTCGGCAATATCCTGTCTTGGTTCTTGGGCATGGTACGACTCTGCTCCGTACGCATTTGAGCTGGCCATCACTCGCTGCTCTTGACCATGTTGATACACCTCACCATACAAGTTACCTTCTTGTCCTGCATCACTGATTAAAGGGTTCTGTATTGGCAACTGATGTATGGCACCAGGTCTGTTGCTTGAAGGTTGCTGGTTGCTGGGCACAGAAGTGGACCGCATAGCTTCAATGAATTTATACCGTTTGGCTTCTGCCTCTGCAAGAGAGGGCACTGAGCTTTGGGAGACCTTTTTTACTTGTCCATTGTTCTGATTAATTTCTGTACCAGCTTGCGATCTTGGATCAGCATGAAAGTTTTGCTCCACTCCAGCTGTGGCTGTAGACACCATTTGTCCCTCTTGATATAGTAAGGGCTCTGATTTTGGGACATCCATAATCTCATCTTGAGTTGGTGTGGCACCAGCCTCGTCCCTTATGGGAGTTCCACCAAGGTTTTCTGCACTTGTTAAGGGGCTATCAACAGTTCCCTTTGGCCATGGCAGAATAGATGGAAAGCCCAAATTCAATCCTTTTATACATGGTTTCCCTTGGAGGAAGTTATCGATCTTGGAGTCCAGATTGGAGTTGAGTTCAGAGCTAGGATTTAATTTCTCGTTCAATATATCTGATTGGGAAGACTTAGGAACCACACATCCTTGAGGGATGGCGTCTCTGGCCAATGGGACACCAGATGAAGTAGGTATGACTTTGGGAGATGCTTGAGACTGTGCTGTATATGGAGGGGTGAGGGATGGCATTTCAGGATTTGAAGTTGAAATTGCAGTGGTTTTTACAGCTTGGTTGTTTAGTAAAGATGACAGACCTGGGGAAAAAATAATAGAAAGAGAAAAATAGGGGGTAGGGACGCAAGGGTAAGcagatggataaaaaaaaatacatttactaacACGCTCATGCAAGCCTTTTCTAAcattataataaacataatataaaccATAAAATTGCAAATAACTCGTAGAgaaacattgattttttttttttttttacatcagttgtTCTTTGGCACAACACTTCTTCGCAGATTAATCTTATGGTTTAAggcacagtgcttcactttttccacatagtgttatgttacagccttattccaaaatggattaaattcataaattttcctcaaaattctacaaacaatacccccataatgacaacgtgaaagaagtttgtttaaatttattaaaaataaaaaacgggggaaaaaaaataaaaaaaataaataaaaatcacatgtacataagtattcacagcctttgctcaatattttgttgaagcacctttggcactaaTTACATCCTTAAGTCTTTaagcacacctatttttgggcagtttctcccattcttctttgcaggacctctcaagagaTGTTCAaccgggttcaagtctgggctctggctgggccactcaaggacattcacagagttgtcccgtagccactcctttgttatcttggctgtgtgcttagggtcctAAGGAacatgtcctgttggaagatgatccTTTGAGGActagagcactctggagcaggttttcatcaaggatgtctctgtccattgctgcattcatctttccctcgatcctgactagtcccccagttcctgccgctaaaaaacatccccacagcatgatgctgccaccaccatgcttcactgtagggatggtattagccaagtgatgagcggtgcctggtttccttcagacatgacacttgccattcaggccaaagagttcaatgtttgtttcatcagactagagaattttgtttcaggtgccttttggcaacactccaggcgggctgtcatgtgccttttactgaggagtggcttccgtctggccactctaccatacaggcctgattggtggagtgctgtagagatggttgttcttctggaatgttctcctctctccacagagaaacactggagctatGTCAGAGTGACCaacaggttcttggtcacctccctgactaaggcccttctcccccgatcgctcagtttggccgggcggccagctctaggaagagtcctggtcattccaaacttcttccatttacggatgatggaggccactgtgctcattgggacattcaatgctgcagaaatttatCTGTACCCTTCCCcggatctgtgcctcgatacaatcctgtctcggaggtcttcagacaattccttggacttcatggcttggtttgtgttctgacatgcactgttaactgtgggaccttatatagacaggtgtgtgcctttccaaatcatgtccaatcaactgaatttactacagttggactccaatcaagttgtagaaacatctcaaggatgatcagtggaaacaggatgcacctgagctcaattttgagtatcatgacaaaggctgtgaatacttaatgtacatgtgatttttttcattttttatttgtaataaatttgcaaagatttcaaacaaacttctttcacggtgtcattatggggtattgtttgtagaattctgaggaaaataattaatcaattttggaataaggctgtaacataacaaattgtggaaaaagtgaagcgctgtgaatactttccggatgcactgtatactcATGGTTGCCTATGATCACCATATCCAAGAAATCTGACTAGCTAGACCAAGAATCACTGAtagtaagggtgctttcacactagcacttttttCCAAAGTAGGGTGCGCACCCGCAAACCTCACCCAGTaagcttgaaaaggtggtctgggacACTGTCCATGTGAACTGAAATGAAATAAATCATACCAAATCATGGAAGTGAACCGCTTATGACATATAATTCATGTCTTTGCAGGCTCCCGATATTTTCTGGTATAATGCATTTGCCATACCTGCTTGTCAGGGAGGAAgatcacattcttcacatcttttGCACGCATACGCGGGCTCGTGGCAGACACCCTgatattcatcacatcattgcacatttaGTTAATCCGTGGCAGACAAATATAGATGTCATTCTGTGCATGGCCAGTTTTGAtcgtaaatccaaagagacataCTTTAACACTAACACAGTGAAGCCgatgtcttcttgagttgttaAATATTTTGAGTAGTAAACCAGCTGCTGCGTGTCCTTATGTTGATGACGCAATCGGTCCGTGGTTTgaacccaaataatatgatgtgaacagagaccagagGGGACAGGGCATGGTGGGAGAAAACAAACTCTGGTTCGGTCCAAGCaattgaaccaagtgtgaaagcaccccaaGTAGAAAGTCCTATAAAACATATATCCTAAAAATACGTCATCTGAACAAGTTGCATTTCTTCCACTGAAAGTAAACAGGGATGTAAACACGCATGGACGATCTGATAGAAGCATGACATTTCCTGCCAAATCAAACAGGACAGCTCTTAGGCTTACCCCAGTGACTCAGGGTAAGgcataaatttttattttttatgtaactgGCTCAATAATGATATTTTgttcattcaaaataaaaatttaaaaaagaaagaaaatcctcCAGAGTGTACCTTTAAACAGCCTGAACATACAACaatctttaaagtcaacatgaaatggcatttgcaatCAATTTTACTTGTGAAAATGCAGGTTAGGAAtggattggatcatgaaaagtggtaaTACATGCCAGAATGTACAAGTGGCGCTAGCTGGCATGAACTatatgacaggtggttggagggaagaggctaaaaaacaaaaaggcatgGAGATGTAagcagagaaaaaaaatgtttttgcggCAGAGCAATTTATTACCTATCTTGACGAGATTCTAACAAGAATTAGTTTTTTCTTTGGATTGCATGCACCAAAGAATTCGTGCAcagtaagaccaggaacatgtctTAAGAAGTTAAATAgcatgtttcatgttgactttttacTAAATTAGCAAATCCTGATTCTTTTGTTTCTCAAAACAATTTGCTTTCCCATTTCTCACCCTGAAGACCACCTTGGGTTTGTGTTTTGGATAGGACGCCAAGTAGGGTGTTGGGGTTGATGTCCACCCTAGACAGGAAGCTGGCCAGTGGGTTGGCTGAAGGAGAAGTGGGCATCTTCGGAGTTGAGGTTGTAGTTGAGGTTGTAGTTGAAGGTACATTCGGGGAAGCTTGAGACATGGGACTAACTCCTACAGCTGCAAAGGAAAAACAAAATCTTTGAAAAGAAGATTCTACATACATATGTAAACCTGTTTCTGCTGTTATGCAATAAGGATTggtgtatttttgttgtgttttttttttacacttttgggTGTTTTGCCAATTACCTCACGATACGGTATACGTACATCATGTATATCAATTTATCGATATACATGATGTACGCCCTACTTTTCATTGACAGACAGAAGAGAGGGGACAGAAAATTGGTTTGGAGACAGTGGTAGAATTGGATCGGGACACAAAACAGGCCATATTCAAACCTGCATGTTCCACATAAGCACCATGGCTTACCACAGTTCTAACCAGTTTGCACCAACTCAAACCTATTATTTATGAAGTGCTGTAAAATACTAACTACATAGTCTCACCTGAGTTTTTCATAACATTTGTGATTGTGCTCAGGATGGAACTGATCTTGCCTAGATCAACACCAGCAAAGTTCACTGGCAATGACTGTATTGATGAGGGAACCGTCACTGTGGGGGCTGTGGTCTGCTTTGTTGGAGTGCCTTCCTTAGCTTGTAAGGATTCGTCCAAGGACGGCTTGGACACAACAGCAGGAACCACACTTTCCTCTACTGTTGGAAGGAAACaaaaatttaagtaaaaataattaGATTGTTTAAGATTCTACAATTCTTTATATTTAATCTTCAAGCTTCATAACCTTCAAACCTactttcatttttactataaaacttAATATAGTCAAAAATAATCAAAAGCACAACCTCTGAAAAACATACTCTATGTCAAAAATAACTTAGTACAGGCCATATTGTACCTATGATGGCAGGTGTTTCAGTCTCCTCTACATCTGAGAGATCCATGTCCTCTACGTCACGATTGTCTTTGTCTCCCAAAGGTTCACTTGGTTTTGGGGAACCCCCAACAGAAGAAAGGGGGCTGGGAGCATCTCCCAGAGCCATCAGGTCCTCCTCCATTGCCTGTCCATCCAGCTCTGAGTCAGGGGTACCAATCTTACCCAGGGAATGAAAGGGTGAATCTGAGCCCGTGGGTGAAGGGGCATCTTCAATGGGGGAGGGGATGGGAGAGTCATTTGGATCAGGCACCATAGCCTTCAGTGCATCAAGCTTTCGCTTAAGGTGTGAAACTCGGTTTGCAAATGTCTCATAGGCCTGCAAAGGAATGTTTTGAAGAGAGGTTGCACTattagcttaaaaaaaacaaaacaacacacttTCAGAAAATTGCCACATATTTGTCCAAAATTAGAGAATATAATGATGTACCTTAATAAAAGCATGTTTAAAGTAAGCATGAAATTAAAAGTGCCCTATTTTCTTAAATACACACCCCTGGTCTAATTGTAAACAATTAACTGGTGCTCGTTATTTCAAAAGAAAAATGCTCGTCTTcgtaattttgtgtaaaaaatacttaagggccgttcacaccaaaggTGTTTTTGCTTTCGTCTGTACCATTTTAAAAATATTCCAATGTACACATGACCTAGATGGACGTCTGAGACCGTTGCACCACATCTCATTTTTAGATGCTATGTTAAGTTAAAAGAAACTTTTAAAATGCACCTCGAGACACCGACATGTCTAGCTTATTAAGCCCAATAGTGCATTTGGCCTGTACAGCCCCTTCTACGGTTTCTGAAACAAGCTCTTTTATTTTTCATCCCCTCCCGTAATATAAAGACTACAACATGAACACAAATTTCACGAAAAtataaaatcaagtcccgccGTACTTTTTGTCCTTATTAAATAGCCTGTTTCACTTAGAAATACGTCACGCACGCTGTTTCCTGTTAACTTTAACTTAGCGAAACAaacaacaaattaatatttaattatcttAAAAATGTGTTCATATTCAACATTGATATGTAGAGAGGTGAACTATGAACTGAGTTAATACAAGACCCTGCACATCTGCACCCTGCACAAATGTGGCCCTAACATAGACAGGATCATAACCCTAAACCGTGTTCTATTCAAAACAGATAAGGAAAATACGATCTGGTCTGGACTTCTGTTTTAGTAAAATCTAATTATGGCAAAGGGCAGTTAAACCACTAAATGCATTAAATGAGCGTTTGGTCATTATTTCTGAAAGGGCTATTTGGTGCAAGTTTCAAATATAAAGATATTTTATGTCATAAGCCACAAAATAATGAGTCTGGTAGATGGCCTCAGGCTGCTGTGAGCGAGGAGATATTAAGAGCTCTTGTTGAACCAAAtgcaaataatttgatttcataaagtgctttttggaaatataatattttacttaTTTCCTACTGggccatttcatttaaaatgacctGATTGTTCTATATATTCATTCTAGTCTCCCACAGTGGGAATTTTCAATGGTTAATGCAGGGCTCGATATTAAGCATTGCCATGTGCTTGTAAACTGGTCATTCAAAGTtacttaaagaaaaagaaaaagaaaagcctccatcacaATAATTACAGCTAGTAAGTATCACATTAAGAACAAAGTGTAGAAAGTATGTTAAATTATTACTCCACCTCAAGCCTGTATGAACACAAAtgatttttaaagaatgttagtcacagtcaatattcactgtcactgcatcaTTTTTTTGTTAACAGAAACTAACTTTGTTTCTCATTAGTTCCATGGAAAATAAAACTTTGataatttagaacaacatgaaggcGAGTAATGGTGTAACAGGTTTTCAGGATGATGCATAGGTCTGATTTAAGTGTTTCTCTTCACTCTACAGATGGTAACAAAATGAGTTTTTGCAGTTTCTGCCAACGATGTAAAGAGACAAAATTATCGCTCCAACATTGTGCACTTACGATGAAGACatctttgtttatttataaacAGGAACTATAGTTTTATTGCATCTCTCACTTACAGAGAAGCGATAAAACACTATTTGCATTTCCAGTTAACAGATTTATACCTGTTAAATATGTAACATCGAAAGTTCACTAAAAATGTGCTTTCCCACTGTGTGCGCTCACAAGCTGCTGAATGCTGCACAAGTGAAgacgagagggagagagagcgataCGAAAGAGGGAACTCccagcattttgaaagtgaaacatgcaggaattattaaaattgtgctGGATCAGCCCCCTGACCTAGAGTTTAGAGCAGGTACGGTGACATTATTGACTGacctaaatgtattgttattttattattatagattGCTAGAGCTAATGCTCCTATTATTGTcatgaattatcattataaatattatcattgatactatcaccactaatattaatatattgctgttgttgttgtgattg contains:
- the LOC127619691 gene encoding regulation of nuclear pre-mRNA domain-containing protein 2-like isoform X2; the encoded protein is MAAGSAGGSGRNSGSSPALESTLDRRFQSLTNTMESIQGLSLWCIANKKYHSVVVRHWMKWMRKSEASHKLNLFYLANDVIQNCKRKNAIVYRTTFTDVLLEAIKLVSAMKDSKMIKSVGRTLSIWEERSVYSEEFISQLKRGLVQTAKPPKVSAPVNSKAALKSKIVAEFVPSAFIEHLSKYRKSMDEIELKEKQLAAMRVDVCSTEALKKLKDKAGGKRFSRDFEDGSTKLQEFISFLDGEVKKGNPLMEALENADIFYEMQYKEVKIVAKAYETFANRVSHLKRKLDALKAMVPDPNDSPIPSPIEDAPSPTGSDSPFHSLGKIGTPDSELDGQAMEEDLMALGDAPSPLSSVGGSPKPSEPLGDKDNRDVEDMDLSDVEETETPAIIVEESVVPAVVSKPSLDESLQAKEGTPTKQTTAPTVTVPSSIQSLPVNFAGVDLGKISSILSTITNVMKNSAVGVSPMSQASPNVPSTTTSTTTSTPKMPTSPSANPLASFLSRVDINPNTLLGVLSKTQTQGLSSLLNNQAVKTTAISTSNPEMPSLTPPYTAQSQASPKVIPTSSGVPLARDAIPQGCVVPKSSQSDILNEKLNPSSELNSNLDSKIDNFLQGKPCIKGLNLGFPSILPWPKGTVDSPLTSAENLGGTPIRDEAGATPTQDEIMDVPKSEPLLYQEGQMVSTATAGVEQNFHADPRSQAGTEINQNNGQVKKVSQSSVPSLAEAEAKRYKFIEAMRSTSVPSNQQPSSNRPGAIHQLPIQNPLISDAGQEGNLYGEVYQHGQEQRVMASSNAYGAESYHAQEPRQDIAEPTFFTSPLPPIPNLPPPPQDFLPSVSSLKPGGSHIHMDLQEPYSEAETGVDSSYGPANSDYDECLSHEVPNREPFHPHGDGASYSALPPHHVPKILPNETVDYNHQHLPRVPLQHPPSMPRHHIGSPPPVRGYHEDRSPPQPIPDDPYFDPYHDHPPRSPSPPHYDMHPVSPCALEYYPEEMPPHYPEHRVHLHLEHRLPPPHFVHAPHPGHYPPPLHLRRPPPVPYEHEPPFPRGKRPGPPFGGPPRGAGPLYPPKRPYLPPHY
- the LOC127619691 gene encoding regulation of nuclear pre-mRNA domain-containing protein 2-like isoform X1, coding for MAAGSAGGSGRNSGSSPALESTLDRRFQSLTNTMESIQGLSLWCIANKKYHSVVVRHWMKWMRKSEASHKLNLFYLANDVIQNCKRKNAIVYRTTFTDVLLEAIKLVSAMKDSKMIKSVGRTLSIWEERSVYSEEFISQLKRGLVQTAKPPKVSAPVNSKAALKSKIVAEFVPSAFIEHLSKYRKSMDEIELKEKQLAAMRVDVCSTEALKKLKDKAGGKRFSRDFEDGSTKLQEFISFLDGEVKKGNPLMEALENADIFYEMQYKEVKIVAKAYETFANRVSHLKRKLDALKAMVPDPNDSPIPSPIEDAPSPTGSDSPFHSLGKIGTPDSELDGQAMEEDLMALGDAPSPLSSVGGSPKPSEPLGDKDNRDVEDMDLSDVEETETPAIIVEESVVPAVVSKPSLDESLQAKEGTPTKQTTAPTVTVPSSIQSLPVNFAGVDLGKISSILSTITNVMKNSAVGVSPMSQASPNVPSTTTSTTTSTPKMPTSPSANPLASFLSRVDINPNTLLGVLSKTQTQGGLQGLSSLLNNQAVKTTAISTSNPEMPSLTPPYTAQSQASPKVIPTSSGVPLARDAIPQGCVVPKSSQSDILNEKLNPSSELNSNLDSKIDNFLQGKPCIKGLNLGFPSILPWPKGTVDSPLTSAENLGGTPIRDEAGATPTQDEIMDVPKSEPLLYQEGQMVSTATAGVEQNFHADPRSQAGTEINQNNGQVKKVSQSSVPSLAEAEAKRYKFIEAMRSTSVPSNQQPSSNRPGAIHQLPIQNPLISDAGQEGNLYGEVYQHGQEQRVMASSNAYGAESYHAQEPRQDIAEPTFFTSPLPPIPNLPPPPQDFLPSVSSLKPGGSHIHMDLQEPYSEAETGVDSSYGPANSDYDECLSHEVPNREPFHPHGDGASYSALPPHHVPKILPNETVDYNHQHLPRVPLQHPPSMPRHHIGSPPPVRGYHEDRSPPQPIPDDPYFDPYHDHPPRSPSPPHYDMHPVSPCALEYYPEEMPPHYPEHRVHLHLEHRLPPPHFVHAPHPGHYPPPLHLRRPPPVPYEHEPPFPRGKRPGPPFGGPPRGAGPLYPPKRPYLPPHY